From Bacillus solimangrovi, one genomic window encodes:
- a CDS encoding electron transfer flavoprotein subunit alpha/FixB family protein, whose translation MTQEAKGVWVFIEQHEGVIENVSLELLGAGRSLADKLEVPLVGILLGYQVKKCAQVCFEYGADEVYLIDNPILKEYRTEPYMRGIGDLCRKYKPEIFLYGATSNGKDIASAIATDVSTGLTADTTMLDVNVEKRLLEASRPAFGGNIMATILCKRHRPQMATVRPKVMKALQRQKGRTGILIEETVAMQEQDVRTKVLEIVQEVNKAASLADAHIIVAGGKGMQDEKGFKLLHEFAEVIGASVGGTRDVVEAGWIDHHLQVGQTGETVTPKLYFAVGISGAVQHVVGMKNSDMIIAINTDRDAAIFDVCHYGIVGDALEIIPQLTNAFKAALTNEEGVEAHV comes from the coding sequence ATGACACAAGAAGCAAAGGGCGTATGGGTATTCATTGAACAACACGAAGGTGTAATTGAAAATGTTTCATTAGAGCTTCTCGGTGCAGGTAGAAGCTTAGCAGATAAGCTAGAAGTGCCACTAGTAGGAATCTTACTCGGTTATCAAGTGAAGAAATGTGCACAAGTTTGTTTCGAATATGGAGCAGATGAAGTGTATCTCATTGATAACCCTATTCTGAAGGAATACCGAACAGAGCCTTATATGAGAGGGATTGGCGACTTATGCCGAAAGTATAAGCCTGAAATCTTCTTATATGGAGCAACATCGAACGGTAAAGATATTGCGAGTGCAATTGCAACTGACGTATCGACAGGATTAACGGCTGATACGACGATGCTTGATGTAAATGTAGAGAAACGTCTCTTAGAAGCAAGTCGTCCAGCATTCGGTGGTAATATTATGGCAACGATCTTGTGTAAGAGGCACCGTCCACAAATGGCGACCGTTCGTCCGAAGGTAATGAAAGCGTTACAGCGTCAAAAGGGACGAACTGGAATTTTAATTGAAGAAACTGTTGCGATGCAAGAGCAAGATGTTCGTACGAAAGTGTTAGAAATTGTACAAGAGGTAAATAAAGCCGCTTCACTAGCAGATGCACATATTATTGTTGCTGGTGGAAAAGGCATGCAAGATGAAAAAGGCTTCAAATTGTTACATGAGTTTGCAGAAGTAATCGGTGCGAGTGTCGGTGGAACACGTGATGTCGTTGAAGCAGGATGGATTGATCACCATCTTCAAGTCGGGCAAACTGGTGAAACAGTGACACCGAAGTTGTACTTTGCAGTTGGTATCTCTGGTGCTGTTCAGCACGTCGTTGGCATGAAAAATTCAGATATGATCATTGCGATTAATACAGACCGTGACGCAGCGATCTTTGATGTCTGTCATTATGGCATTGTCGGAGATGCGCTTGAAATAATTCCGCAACTGACAAATGCATTCAAAGCT
- a CDS encoding electron transfer flavoprotein subunit beta/FixA family protein, protein MHIVVCVKQVPDTKIIKVNPKTNTLDRRGVPAILNPYDAHAVEEAARLKSIHGGTVTVVSMGPPQATAVIKKSIEIGADAGYLISDRRFAGADTLATSYALCKALEKISSIEPIDLIICGKHAIDGDTGQVGPGIARRLNIPPVTNVYEVEDMNMNDGVVEVKRKLSNGYERIQAQLPCLLTVEKDINKVSYSPMPNMLKAARYKPVVWTVDDLGEVDIKQLGLKGSPTIVGKMFPPKSSDGGEMIEGESSEQVTKLLNILLTDKKELFQKVGEDA, encoded by the coding sequence ATGCATATTGTTGTCTGCGTCAAACAGGTGCCTGACACAAAAATCATTAAAGTAAACCCAAAAACGAACACATTAGATCGTCGTGGAGTACCAGCTATTCTAAATCCGTATGATGCACATGCGGTGGAAGAAGCAGCAAGGCTGAAATCGATTCATGGGGGGACAGTTACAGTCGTATCGATGGGACCTCCGCAAGCGACAGCAGTTATTAAAAAGTCAATCGAGATTGGAGCAGATGCAGGTTATTTAATCTCTGATCGGCGCTTTGCTGGAGCAGATACGTTAGCGACGAGTTATGCGTTATGCAAGGCACTAGAAAAGATTTCATCAATTGAACCAATAGACTTAATCATCTGTGGAAAACACGCTATTGACGGAGATACAGGTCAAGTTGGTCCTGGAATTGCCCGCCGCTTAAACATTCCACCTGTTACAAATGTTTATGAAGTAGAAGACATGAACATGAATGATGGAGTTGTTGAAGTGAAACGAAAGCTTAGTAACGGATATGAGCGCATTCAGGCACAGTTGCCATGTTTGTTAACCGTTGAGAAGGATATTAATAAAGTGTCTTATTCACCAATGCCGAATATGTTAAAGGCAGCTCGATACAAACCTGTCGTTTGGACAGTTGATGATCTTGGTGAAGTAGACATTAAGCAACTTGGTTTGAAGGGCTCACCAACAATCGTTGGTAAGATGTTTCCACCAAAGTCATCTGATGGCGGTGAGATGATTGAGGGAGAGTCATCTGAACAAGTTACGAAACTATTAAATATCTTATTAACGGATAAGAAAGAGCTTTTTCAAAAGGTGGGTGAAGACGCATGA